One segment of Caldanaerobius polysaccharolyticus DSM 13641 DNA contains the following:
- a CDS encoding DUF1540 domain-containing protein — protein sequence MPQQHIHCSVSNCHYWGTGNVCQASEILVTSDKVGDEKSEAFDAPRNAATMSTTPVRTCMETCCKTFTDKNAGNFKADGVYRQ from the coding sequence ATGCCACAGCAACACATACATTGCAGCGTAAGCAATTGTCACTACTGGGGTACAGGCAATGTGTGCCAAGCCAGCGAAATACTGGTCACGTCTGATAAAGTTGGCGACGAAAAAAGCGAGGCTTTCGACGCACCACGAAATGCCGCGACCATGTCTACAACACCTGTCAGGACGTGCATGGAGACATGCTGCAAAACCTTCACTGATAAAAACGCTGGTAATTTTAAAGCCGATGGCGTGTATAGACAATAA
- a CDS encoding helix-turn-helix domain-containing protein: MENTEIMISIGEMAQRFNTTIQTIRWYEKELDLKLPRNELGQRIFGKAEIELFEKIFFLKEQGLNLKAIKKILENDSVIEQSPQTDVAVKDNSREIALYNNFIDYMETFRSQLLDEIRHESYQSRISIIDTINEVKEEIAATSQSFERVDKFIEEWRQKQKISPKKSFLSRIFRK; the protein is encoded by the coding sequence ATGGAAAACACAGAAATTATGATATCTATAGGAGAAATGGCTCAACGATTTAACACCACCATCCAGACAATTCGATGGTATGAAAAAGAACTAGACCTGAAACTACCCCGTAACGAACTAGGCCAAAGGATTTTCGGCAAAGCAGAAATAGAGCTTTTTGAAAAAATATTCTTTTTAAAAGAGCAAGGGCTCAACCTGAAAGCTATAAAAAAGATCCTGGAAAACGACAGCGTTATAGAGCAATCACCACAAACCGACGTAGCTGTAAAAGATAACTCGAGAGAAATAGCTCTGTACAACAACTTTATCGATTACATGGAAACATTTCGATCCCAGCTACTCGACGAAATACGCCATGAAAGCTACCAAAGCAGAATATCCATTATCGATACTATAAACGAAGTAAAGGAAGAGATTGCCGCTACCAGCCAATCCTTTGAAAGGGTAGACAAATTCATAGAAGAATGGAGGCAAAAACAAAAAATATCCCCCAAAAAATCATTTTTGTCCAGGATATTCAGGAAGTAA
- a CDS encoding HD-GYP domain-containing protein, whose product MLEKNVKWGGGYLLPSPPIIYTKFSSRYLGVRYYLDTLFDHMNSTAFYVLLICEALNLDKEETGLYVTGALLHDVGKIKIKKEILVKSEPLNDLEWMEIKKHPLYGVGVVCEDYGVTEGVIPIIKYHHERYDGNGYYKVDQKAVPLGAKIVSIADAFDAMYSVRPYRNPMSFVSIIQEINRCSGTQFDPSIVKIVYDYYGFLDGKKANAESIKQIIERGERWLNQLLEWDVPYLYIQSFNALLDKFINEWYIIGLLPEYPGQK is encoded by the coding sequence ATGCTGGAAAAGAATGTAAAATGGGGGGGGGGGTATTTATTACCATCTCCCCCGATAATTTACACCAAGTTTAGCAGCAGGTATTTAGGGGTCAGGTATTATCTGGATACATTGTTTGACCACATGAATTCTACTGCTTTTTATGTGCTCTTGATTTGTGAGGCGTTGAACTTGGATAAGGAGGAGACAGGACTGTATGTTACAGGAGCTTTGCTCCACGATGTGGGAAAAATAAAAATTAAAAAAGAGATATTGGTTAAAAGCGAGCCTCTGAACGATCTGGAGTGGATGGAAATAAAAAAACACCCCCTGTACGGTGTAGGGGTTGTATGTGAAGATTATGGAGTGACAGAAGGCGTTATCCCTATTATTAAGTACCATCATGAAAGGTATGATGGCAATGGATACTATAAAGTTGATCAAAAAGCAGTGCCTCTTGGCGCAAAGATCGTTTCTATAGCAGATGCCTTTGACGCTATGTATAGCGTCAGGCCTTATCGCAATCCCATGAGCTTTGTGTCTATCATTCAGGAAATAAATCGCTGTAGTGGAACGCAGTTTGATCCTTCCATAGTTAAAATAGTATACGATTATTACGGCTTTCTTGATGGCAAAAAAGCAAATGCAGAATCTATAAAGCAGATAATCGAACGTGGAGAAAGGTGGCTTAACCAACTTCTGGAATGGGATGTCCCTTACCTTTATATACAGAGCTTTAATGCGTTGCTGGATAAATTTATTAATGAATGGTATATTATAGGCTTACTTCCTGAATATCCTGGACAAAAATGA
- a CDS encoding cyclic lactone autoinducer peptide translates to MKKRNVLLSLFVSLVTLVATTGVGVASWWTYHQPELPERLKK, encoded by the coding sequence ATGAAAAAGCGCAATGTATTGCTGTCGTTGTTTGTTTCCCTGGTGACATTGGTAGCTACTACTGGAGTTGGTGTGGCATCGTGGTGGACATACCATCAACCGGAGCTTCCTGAAAGGCTGAAGAAGTAA